One genomic region from Arcobacter sp. LA11 encodes:
- a CDS encoding TAXI family TRAP transporter solute-binding subunit, translating to MKYRFFTVTVPIILLVVGAFYFTAQFIQPSPKKEITIATGSKTGNYYKTALEYKRLLEQDKVKVNIITSAGSIENIKLLQENKADIAFLQNGTITNEEAKGAKSLASIYYEPLWVFYKNDGYPVDYIIQLISKKISIGKVGSGTRDLAQDILKDNGITTENSTILEYSTSEAKEALLKNEIDAMFVVSSHKSQTVKELLANPNINVLSFKRARAYSRKYTFLEALTLYEGTLDLYRNLPDENINLLATTANLAVRDDFSEELTRLVLKKVVEVHNKKGLFAKADQFPNSFNMKLDLSEEAQRYFEYGDTFLEKIFPYWIASNIDRLKILLIPLLTLLFPLFKGVFPLYNWSMRSKIYRWYDEIREIDNQLEETEKINLKEELEKLEKLRCEISKETKVPLSFMGEYYNLQLHIDHVKKRVEKLL from the coding sequence ATGAAATACAGATTTTTTACAGTTACGGTTCCTATTATTCTATTAGTTGTTGGCGCTTTTTATTTTACAGCCCAATTTATTCAACCTAGTCCTAAAAAAGAGATTACTATTGCTACAGGTTCAAAGACTGGTAATTATTATAAAACAGCTCTTGAATATAAAAGGCTTCTTGAACAAGATAAAGTAAAAGTAAATATTATAACCTCTGCTGGTTCAATTGAAAATATAAAACTTCTCCAAGAAAATAAAGCAGACATAGCTTTTTTACAAAATGGAACAATTACAAATGAAGAAGCAAAAGGTGCAAAATCACTTGCTTCAATTTATTATGAACCTTTATGGGTTTTCTATAAAAATGATGGTTATCCTGTAGATTATATAATTCAACTTATAAGTAAAAAGATTTCTATAGGAAAAGTTGGAAGTGGGACAAGAGATTTAGCACAGGATATCTTAAAAGATAATGGAATAACTACTGAAAACTCTACTATATTAGAATACTCTACAAGTGAGGCAAAAGAAGCACTTTTAAAAAATGAAATTGATGCCATGTTTGTAGTATCATCACATAAATCACAAACAGTAAAAGAATTGCTTGCAAATCCAAATATAAATGTACTAAGTTTTAAACGTGCACGGGCATATAGTAGAAAATATACTTTTTTAGAAGCACTTACTTTATATGAAGGAACACTAGATTTATACAGAAATCTTCCAGATGAAAATATCAATTTACTTGCAACTACAGCGAACCTAGCAGTAAGAGATGACTTCTCAGAAGAACTTACAAGATTAGTTTTAAAAAAAGTTGTTGAAGTACATAATAAAAAAGGACTTTTTGCAAAAGCTGATCAATTTCCAAATAGTTTCAATATGAAATTAGATTTAAGTGAAGAAGCCCAAAGATATTTTGAATATGGAGATACTTTTTTAGAAAAAATCTTTCCTTATTGGATTGCGTCAAATATTGATAGACTAAAGATTTTGCTTATTCCTCTTTTAACACTTTTATTTCCGTTATTTAAAGGGGTTTTCCCTTTATATAACTGGTCGATGCGTTCTAAAATATATAGATGGTATGATGAAATTAGAGAAATAGATAATCAATTAGAAGAAACAGAAAAAATAAACTTAAAAGAAGAGTTAGAAAAACTTGAGAAATTAAGATGTGAAATCTCAAAAGAGACAAAAGTTCCTCTTTCTTTTATGGGAGAATACTATAACCTTCAACTTCATATAGACCATGTGAAAAAAAGAGTAGAAAAACTCTTATAA
- a CDS encoding SdiA-regulated domain-containing protein, which produces MKIKKIVLMILGLYIFLAITDLNDILYAKVNSIKNDFKGIQTRLNLDKYEVDIEAKKIKSIEDNLSGITYNKNTKTLFAITNSPRKIFELTKNGELLRTINLKGFRDTEGITYLYDNTYAIVDERKGEVFLLSIDKKTKEIDKKETQNILTLKINSYKNFGYEGIAFDKAENTFFIVNEKFPVELIKISNLLKKEEINISLDNGLTTLNHFMSDFSGLHFDNNSRHLLFLSDESSSIAEVSLDGVQVSFADLEKGFLGLKKDVPQAEGITMDEEGTLFIVSEPNLFYRFNKAL; this is translated from the coding sequence ATGAAAATTAAAAAAATAGTGCTTATGATATTAGGTTTATATATCTTTTTAGCAATAACAGATTTAAATGATATTCTTTATGCAAAAGTAAATAGTATTAAAAATGATTTCAAAGGTATTCAAACTAGACTTAACTTAGATAAATATGAAGTTGATATTGAAGCTAAAAAAATAAAAAGTATAGAAGATAATCTTTCTGGCATTACGTACAATAAAAATACAAAAACGCTTTTTGCAATTACTAATAGTCCAAGAAAAATATTTGAATTAACAAAAAATGGTGAACTTTTAAGAACAATAAATTTAAAAGGTTTCCGTGATACAGAAGGAATAACTTATTTATATGATAATACATATGCAATTGTGGATGAGAGAAAAGGAGAGGTTTTTCTTTTAAGTATTGATAAAAAAACAAAAGAAATAGATAAAAAAGAGACTCAAAATATACTCACTCTAAAAATTAATTCATATAAAAATTTTGGATATGAAGGAATTGCTTTTGATAAAGCTGAAAATACATTTTTTATAGTAAATGAAAAGTTTCCAGTGGAGCTTATAAAAATATCGAATCTATTGAAAAAAGAGGAAATAAATATATCTTTAGATAATGGACTTACAACTCTAAATCATTTTATGAGTGATTTTTCTGGTTTACATTTTGATAATAATTCAAGACATTTACTATTTTTAAGTGATGAGTCAAGTAGTATAGCAGAGGTTTCACTAGATGGTGTTCAAGTAAGTTTTGCAGATTTAGAAAAAGGTTTCTTAGGTTTAAAGAAAGATGTTCCACAAGCAGAAGGAATTACAATGGATGAAGAGGGAACTTTGTTTATTGTAAGTGAACCTAATCTTTTTTATAGATTTAATAAAGCATTATAA
- a CDS encoding PAS domain-containing protein has protein sequence MEYNQSSFLCETIVPKNELIVSRTDLKGTITYANETFASISGYEVDELIGKTHNCVRHPDMPKAVFKELWSSLETKGRWSGFVKNIRKDFGFYWVYAEVSGVYKDDQLVEYKSIRTPISFNDKMYYQEKYDEMKNKEGELVRKISYEPYTS, from the coding sequence ATGGAATACAATCAAAGTAGCTTTTTATGTGAAACAATCGTTCCTAAAAATGAATTGATTGTTTCAAGAACAGATTTAAAAGGAACTATTACTTATGCGAATGAAACATTCGCAAGTATTAGTGGTTATGAAGTTGATGAACTAATTGGTAAAACTCATAATTGTGTAAGACATCCTGATATGCCAAAAGCCGTTTTCAAAGAGTTATGGAGTAGCTTAGAGACTAAAGGTAGATGGTCTGGATTTGTAAAAAACATAAGGAAAGACTTTGGTTTTTATTGGGTTTATGCGGAAGTATCTGGGGTATATAAAGATGACCAGTTAGTAGAATATAAATCAATTAGAACTCCTATCTCATTTAATGATAAGATGTATTATCAAGAAAAATATGATGAAATGAAAAATAAAGAAGGTGAACTAGTAAGGAAAATTTCTTATGAACCTTATACTTCTTAA
- a CDS encoding chaperone NapD, translating into MNVSSIVIQTLPEYLEEVVENLKNSDVCDYHLHDEIGRIIVTIEGEGVSEELKKLKVIEAIPHVISADMQMAYSEDELDDHMDVLDNADAVPHMLHDDDLKPEDVIYNGDLKKKDLESFAKQFDKTGK; encoded by the coding sequence ATGAACGTATCAAGTATAGTAATACAAACATTACCAGAATATTTAGAAGAAGTTGTAGAGAATTTAAAAAATAGTGATGTATGTGATTATCATTTACATGATGAAATTGGAAGAATTATTGTAACAATTGAAGGCGAAGGTGTATCAGAAGAGTTAAAAAAATTAAAAGTTATTGAAGCTATCCCACATGTAATTAGTGCAGATATGCAAATGGCCTACAGTGAAGATGAATTAGATGATCATATGGATGTATTAGATAATGCTGATGCAGTACCTCATATGTTACATGATGATGATTTAAAACCAGAAGATGTAATCTATAATGGTGATTTAAAGAAAAAAGATTTAGAAAGTTTTGCGAAACAATTTGATAAAACAGGAAAGTAA
- the serS gene encoding serine--tRNA ligase — MIDVRELQKDFENIATALKRKGVEQETLDDLKALAQDTKLKRQEMENVTAEQNKLSKEFGRYKKEGLDIAPLQANINELKSTKQALEDEVRVLEEKLTSIALGVPNLPDENVPDGVDEEENVVLETIGKKPEFSFEPKEHWDLDNGWIDFERGVKLAKSRFAALKGDAARMERALINYMLDFNRQRGFEEWYVPFMANSNTLQGTGQLPKFEDDLFKIEGEDLYLIPTAEVSLTNLYNDEILSSDELPLMLTSYTPCFRKEAGSAGRDTRGLIRQHQFDKVEMVAITKPEQSTEVFEKMVACASDLLTSLGLSHQKVQLCTGDLGFSAATTIDLEVWLPGQNKYREISSISNTREFQSRRAKIRYKEGKKNILTHTLNGSSLAVGRTLLAIMENYQNEDGSITIPEVLKKYM, encoded by the coding sequence ATGATTGATGTAAGAGAACTACAAAAAGATTTTGAAAATATTGCTACTGCCTTAAAAAGAAAGGGCGTTGAGCAAGAAACATTAGATGATTTAAAAGCTTTAGCACAAGATACAAAGCTCAAAAGACAAGAGATGGAAAATGTTACAGCTGAGCAAAATAAGTTATCAAAAGAGTTTGGAAGATATAAGAAAGAAGGTCTTGATATCGCTCCTTTACAAGCTAATATTAATGAACTTAAATCAACTAAGCAAGCATTGGAAGATGAAGTTAGAGTATTAGAAGAGAAATTAACTTCAATTGCACTTGGTGTTCCAAATTTACCCGATGAAAATGTTCCAGATGGGGTGGATGAAGAAGAAAATGTAGTATTAGAAACTATTGGTAAAAAACCAGAATTTTCTTTTGAACCAAAAGAGCACTGGGATTTAGATAACGGATGGATTGACTTTGAAAGAGGTGTAAAACTAGCTAAGTCTAGATTTGCCGCACTTAAAGGTGATGCAGCTAGAATGGAAAGAGCATTAATTAATTATATGCTAGATTTTAATAGACAAAGAGGTTTTGAAGAGTGGTATGTTCCATTTATGGCAAACTCAAATACACTTCAAGGGACTGGTCAATTACCAAAATTTGAAGATGATTTATTTAAAATTGAAGGTGAAGATTTATACCTTATTCCAACAGCTGAGGTATCTTTAACTAATCTTTATAATGATGAGATTTTAAGTTCAGATGAATTACCTTTAATGTTAACTTCTTATACTCCTTGTTTTAGAAAAGAAGCTGGAAGTGCTGGTAGAGATACAAGAGGACTAATAAGACAACATCAATTTGATAAAGTTGAAATGGTAGCAATTACAAAACCAGAACAATCTACTGAGGTATTTGAAAAAATGGTTGCTTGTGCAAGTGATTTATTAACTTCATTAGGTTTATCACATCAAAAAGTTCAATTATGTACAGGTGATTTAGGATTTAGTGCTGCTACAACTATTGACTTAGAAGTTTGGCTTCCTGGTCAAAATAAATATAGAGAAATTTCTTCTATTTCTAATACTAGAGAGTTCCAATCTAGACGGGCTAAAATTAGATATAAAGAGGGTAAGAAAAATATCTTGACTCATACCTTAAATGGTTCATCTTTAGCTGTAGGGAGAACATTACTAGCTATCATGGAAAATTATCAAAATGAAGATGGAAGTATTACAATTCCTGAAGTTCTTAAAAAATATATGTAA
- a CDS encoding ferredoxin-type protein NapF, producing MERRELFSSLASSFNKEAREESKSQSLIRPPYFKDESDFHKECINCDGKCSNFCEEHIIVIGEDKTPFLDFTNSGCTYCDECANACEYEVLNLEDKKQINAKISIDIIKCLSWNQTMCFSCKDPCLDDAIEFLGMFRPEIIDDKCTACGFCIKACPTQAIDIKIIEQG from the coding sequence ATGGAAAGAAGAGAGCTTTTTAGCTCTCTTGCTTCTTCATTTAATAAAGAAGCAAGAGAAGAATCAAAATCACAAAGTCTAATAAGACCTCCATATTTTAAGGATGAATCTGATTTTCACAAAGAATGTATTAACTGTGATGGTAAATGTAGTAATTTTTGTGAAGAACATATTATAGTAATAGGTGAAGACAAAACACCTTTTTTAGATTTTACGAATAGTGGTTGTACATATTGTGATGAGTGTGCAAATGCTTGTGAATATGAAGTTCTAAATCTAGAAGATAAAAAGCAAATCAATGCTAAAATAAGTATTGATATAATAAAATGTTTAAGTTGGAATCAAACAATGTGTTTTTCTTGTAAAGATCCCTGTTTAGATGATGCTATTGAATTTCTAGGAATGTTTAGACCAGAAATAATTGATGATAAATGTACAGCATGTGGTTTTTGTATTAAAGCCTGTCCAACACAAGCAATAGATATAAAAATTATAGAACAAGGTTGA
- a CDS encoding bifunctional 2-polyprenyl-6-hydroxyphenol methylase/3-demethylubiquinol 3-O-methyltransferase UbiG produces MGLELYARVEEYLNFQDEVKELHSTFLGLIFEKGLDDIIDIGCGQGTFMMHLLANGVNAYGIDLSVEQIKVCQAYNLNADAISLDKVNEKFNCATAIFDVINYIPKNELKQFFKDASSVLNDNGYFIFDINSLFGFEEVAQGSLNIKDEDRFIAIDAIFENEELKTDITLFSKTKNNLYEKEADTITQYYHDIQFLKNIIIDSGFKLEEIINFNLHTDEEADKLIFICKK; encoded by the coding sequence ATGGGTTTAGAATTATATGCAAGAGTAGAGGAGTATTTAAACTTCCAAGATGAAGTAAAAGAATTACACTCTACTTTTTTAGGTCTTATTTTTGAAAAAGGCTTAGATGATATTATTGATATTGGTTGTGGTCAAGGTACTTTTATGATGCATCTTTTAGCCAATGGAGTAAATGCTTATGGAATTGATTTAAGTGTTGAACAAATCAAAGTATGTCAAGCATATAATTTAAACGCAGATGCAATATCTTTAGATAAAGTAAATGAAAAATTTAATTGTGCAACTGCGATTTTTGATGTGATAAACTATATTCCAAAAAATGAATTAAAACAATTTTTTAAAGATGCTTCAAGTGTTTTAAATGACAATGGATATTTTATTTTTGATATAAACTCTTTATTTGGTTTCGAAGAAGTAGCTCAAGGAAGTTTAAATATAAAAGATGAAGATAGGTTTATTGCAATTGATGCTATTTTTGAAAATGAAGAGTTAAAAACTGATATTACACTCTTTTCTAAAACTAAGAATAATCTATATGAAAAAGAAGCAGATACTATTACTCAATACTATCATGATATACAATTTCTAAAAAATATAATTATTGATTCTGGATTTAAACTTGAAGAAATCATAAACTTTAATTTACATACAGATGAAGAGGCTGATAAACTTATATTTATATGTAAAAAATAA
- a CDS encoding nitrate reductase cytochrome c-type subunit, producing the protein MKLTNMALGLFAAATVFMVGCSATQSMSEESLGLRNTSLYSEADAMPVKTEYSKKAAGESKLIARAFENAPPMIPHTVDGMLPITINNNACTGCHVPGVAESMNATAIPKSHFTNFRPDTSLAKNGMITKEGKMVANTSDFKVIGKPTSKLSGTRFNCSQCHAPQSMSEAPKNEFEVDFRADSHVKKSNLIDNINEGVDTLK; encoded by the coding sequence ATGAAATTAACTAATATGGCTTTAGGACTTTTTGCAGCAGCGACAGTTTTCATGGTAGGTTGTTCAGCAACTCAATCTATGAGCGAAGAGTCTTTAGGTTTAAGAAATACAAGTTTATATTCTGAAGCAGATGCTATGCCTGTTAAAACAGAATATAGTAAGAAAGCAGCAGGAGAGAGTAAACTAATTGCAAGAGCATTCGAAAATGCTCCTCCAATGATTCCTCATACTGTTGATGGAATGTTACCAATTACAATTAACAACAATGCTTGTACTGGTTGTCACGTACCAGGTGTTGCAGAATCAATGAATGCAACTGCTATTCCAAAATCACACTTTACAAACTTTAGACCTGATACGTCTTTAGCTAAAAATGGTATGATTACAAAAGAAGGAAAAATGGTTGCAAATACAAGTGATTTTAAAGTTATTGGTAAACCAACTAGTAAATTATCTGGAACAAGATTCAATTGTTCTCAATGTCATGCTCCACAATCTATGTCTGAAGCTCCTAAAAATGAGTTTGAAGTAGACTTTAGAGCTGATAGTCATGTAAAAAAATCTAATCTTATTGATAATATCAATGAGGGTGTAGATACACTTAAATAG
- a CDS encoding FmdE family protein, translated as MNYPDFFNTIEKIKLKDDLSNFLGATEDGIIEFSYIDVVKTAGHSCPTVLGAYLMTLEGLKALYKDELPKRGEIKIEYSEKIEDGVAGVIANVMTNITGATVNTGFKGIMGLFSRNSLMAFESDINSSVRFTRRDTNESVDVIYDPSSIGASPMMRELMQKSISRTATAEEEKEFGKLWQQRVEAISQNIQEVIKIV; from the coding sequence ATGAATTACCCAGATTTTTTTAATACAATAGAGAAAATAAAATTAAAAGATGACCTATCTAACTTTTTAGGTGCAACGGAAGATGGAATTATAGAATTTTCATACATTGATGTTGTAAAAACTGCAGGACATTCATGTCCTACTGTTCTAGGTGCATATCTTATGACACTTGAAGGATTAAAAGCTTTATATAAAGATGAACTTCCTAAACGTGGAGAAATTAAAATAGAGTATTCTGAAAAAATTGAAGATGGTGTTGCTGGTGTTATTGCTAATGTTATGACAAATATAACAGGGGCAACAGTAAACACAGGATTTAAAGGAATCATGGGATTATTTTCACGAAATAGTCTAATGGCTTTTGAATCTGATATAAATTCTAGTGTTAGATTTACACGAAGAGATACAAATGAAAGTGTTGATGTAATTTATGACCCAAGTTCTATTGGCGCTAGTCCTATGATGAGAGAATTAATGCAAAAATCAATTTCAAGAACTGCAACAGCAGAAGAAGAAAAAGAGTTTGGAAAATTATGGCAACAAAGAGTTGAAGCTATTTCTCAAAATATTCAAGAAGTTATTAAAATAGTTTAA
- the trpS gene encoding tryptophan--tRNA ligase, translating into MRILSGIQPSGTIHIGNYFGMIKKMIEAQNDGELFAFIASYHALTSVKDKEFLEKNIFEAAVNFLALGMDPEKSTFWVQSDVKEVLELYWLLSNHTSMGLLERAHSYKDKTAKGIQANHGLFSYPVLMAADILLYDSNIVPVGKDQIQHVEMTRDIATSFNNTYGEILVMPESKVDEEVATVPGTDGAKMSKSYGNTIDMFGTKKGIKKQVMGIVTDSKELDEVKDHTTCNVYKLCELFMNNDELKDLQQRYATPGEGYGHFKLTLLDKINEHFEPYVQRRQHLLDNPKEVKEILDFGASKARKIASAKMDVIRNAVGL; encoded by the coding sequence TTGAGAATATTGTCAGGAATTCAACCCTCAGGTACTATCCATATAGGTAACTATTTTGGAATGATTAAAAAAATGATTGAAGCACAAAACGATGGAGAGCTATTTGCTTTTATAGCATCTTATCATGCTCTAACTTCTGTAAAAGATAAAGAGTTTTTAGAAAAAAATATCTTTGAAGCAGCAGTAAACTTTTTAGCACTTGGAATGGATCCAGAAAAATCAACTTTCTGGGTACAAAGTGATGTAAAAGAAGTATTAGAATTATATTGGTTATTATCAAATCATACTTCTATGGGTCTATTAGAACGTGCTCATTCATATAAAGATAAAACTGCAAAAGGTATTCAAGCAAACCATGGATTATTTTCTTATCCAGTTTTAATGGCTGCTGATATTTTATTATATGATTCAAATATAGTTCCTGTTGGAAAAGACCAAATTCAGCATGTTGAAATGACAAGAGATATTGCAACTTCATTTAACAATACATATGGAGAGATTCTTGTAATGCCAGAATCAAAAGTAGATGAAGAGGTAGCAACAGTTCCAGGAACTGATGGAGCTAAAATGTCTAAGTCTTATGGAAATACAATTGATATGTTTGGAACAAAAAAAGGTATCAAAAAACAAGTTATGGGAATAGTAACTGATTCTAAAGAGTTAGATGAAGTTAAAGATCATACTACTTGTAATGTATATAAGCTTTGTGAACTATTTATGAATAATGATGAACTAAAAGATTTACAACAAAGATATGCAACACCAGGTGAAGGTTATGGACATTTTAAATTAACTTTATTAGATAAAATAAATGAACATTTTGAGCCATATGTTCAAAGAAGACAACATTTACTTGATAATCCAAAGGAAGTAAAAGAGATTTTAGATTTTGGAGCAAGTAAAGCAAGAAAAATAGCCTCTGCAAAAATGGATGTTATTAGAAATGCAGTAGGATTATAA
- a CDS encoding diguanylate cyclase yields the protein MVQTVYDICIKDVVKISNDKTLFDVIELMSKTNLRTIVVEDKKNKRYYIVTTTKLLEFKIANINKKTILKDLPINESKALDKNLNLLTVLNYIDFSEEYMVITEFGKLLGIISYTDIVNNIDPQLLMERQTISSLIHQYKAITTDKHSSTIQAIEIMRQNSCDAIIITNKKRHPIGIFTTKDFIDIIHLDKDLSKPIKKYMTSPVDTLPDDTTISKALDFIKEKHYKRIVVVDEEKRVSGIITQKELLRIVYNKWIELIKEEGSKMSKTNEKLIQTTTELKQKISLDYLTKLINRNKFEELLDKEIERFKIDNHYLFSILIIDIDNFKSINDSFGHLFGDHILQEVARTLTLSSRETDIVARWGGEEFVVILPNTNLEKAAITAEKIRISILNQHFEKINNLTCSFGVAHFHNSDSKIDFFKRADEALYRAKALGKNRVELEHL from the coding sequence ATGGTTCAAACAGTATATGATATCTGTATCAAAGACGTAGTAAAAATTTCAAATGATAAAACTTTATTTGATGTAATAGAGTTAATGTCAAAAACTAATTTAAGAACTATCGTTGTAGAAGATAAAAAAAATAAAAGATATTATATAGTAACAACAACCAAGCTTTTAGAATTTAAAATTGCAAATATAAACAAAAAAACTATATTAAAAGATTTACCTATAAATGAAAGTAAGGCTTTAGATAAAAATCTAAACCTTCTTACTGTATTAAACTATATAGATTTTAGTGAAGAATATATGGTAATTACTGAATTTGGTAAACTCCTAGGTATTATTTCATATACAGATATTGTAAATAATATTGACCCACAACTTTTAATGGAAAGACAAACAATTTCATCTTTAATACATCAATATAAAGCAATAACAACTGATAAACATAGTTCTACTATACAAGCAATTGAAATCATGAGACAAAATAGCTGTGATGCGATTATTATTACAAATAAAAAACGCCATCCAATAGGAATTTTTACTACAAAAGATTTTATAGATATTATTCATCTTGATAAAGATTTATCAAAACCTATAAAAAAATATATGACTTCTCCTGTAGACACCTTACCAGATGACACTACCATATCAAAAGCTTTAGACTTTATCAAAGAAAAACATTATAAAAGAATAGTTGTAGTTGATGAAGAAAAAAGAGTTTCAGGAATAATTACTCAAAAAGAACTATTAAGAATAGTATATAACAAGTGGATTGAGCTTATTAAAGAAGAAGGTTCTAAAATGTCAAAGACAAATGAGAAGCTTATTCAAACAACAACAGAGCTTAAACAAAAAATATCATTAGATTATTTAACAAAATTAATTAATAGAAATAAATTTGAAGAACTATTAGACAAAGAAATAGAAAGATTTAAAATAGATAACCATTATCTTTTTTCAATACTTATAATTGATATTGATAACTTTAAATCAATAAATGATTCATTTGGGCATCTTTTTGGAGATCATATTTTACAAGAAGTAGCAAGAACACTAACTTTATCTTCAAGAGAAACAGATATTGTTGCAAGATGGGGAGGAGAAGAATTTGTTGTGATTCTTCCTAATACTAATCTAGAGAAAGCAGCAATCACGGCTGAAAAAATAAGAATTTCTATTTTAAATCAACATTTTGAAAAAATAAATAATCTTACTTGTTCATTTGGTGTTGCACATTTTCATAACTCTGATTCAAAAATAGATTTTTTCAAAAGAGCTGATGAAGCTCTTTATCGAGCTAAGGCTCTTGGAAAAAATAGAGTAGAATTAGAACATCTATAA
- a CDS encoding WD40 repeat domain-containing protein — translation MKLLISLLFSFSLLFSQNLKPTQTYLASGGVTDLVLKENLLYISTDASLVDIFDVSSSELVNSIKIPQIKDFIGDLINTKIYSVDVMKNKVILVAQGEKGFRNIYEYSNNKLTPIITIDKKMYIAKAKYLNEDLIILGLLSNQIFVYNLKEKKFVWEVQASQSKFSNFVLNEDKSKVIIADESGSLKQLNTKNGKVEKIYSGLNVDNVFQVDIKKEIIITAGQDRRCAIYQKYNQYYKKADFLIYSVGLSPSGKLAGFANNEDNDITIFNTKSKKELYTLKGHKMTLTNILFKNENELYSSSDDNEVYYWKLK, via the coding sequence ATGAAACTTTTAATAAGTTTACTTTTTAGTTTTTCACTACTTTTCTCACAAAATCTAAAACCTACACAAACATATCTTGCAAGTGGAGGAGTAACAGATTTAGTTTTAAAAGAAAATCTCTTATATATTTCTACAGATGCAAGTCTTGTAGATATTTTTGATGTTTCTAGTTCTGAACTTGTAAATAGTATTAAAATTCCTCAAATCAAAGATTTCATAGGTGATTTAATAAATACAAAGATTTATTCTGTTGATGTAATGAAAAATAAAGTAATTCTGGTTGCTCAAGGAGAAAAAGGTTTTAGAAATATTTATGAATATTCTAATAATAAATTAACTCCAATTATTACAATTGATAAGAAGATGTATATTGCAAAAGCAAAATATCTAAATGAAGATTTAATTATATTAGGTCTTCTTAGTAACCAAATATTTGTATATAATTTAAAAGAAAAGAAATTTGTATGGGAAGTACAAGCATCTCAATCAAAGTTTTCTAACTTTGTATTAAATGAAGATAAATCAAAAGTTATTATTGCAGATGAGAGTGGTAGTTTAAAGCAACTTAATACAAAAAATGGAAAAGTTGAAAAGATTTATTCAGGATTAAATGTTGATAATGTCTTTCAAGTTGATATAAAAAAAGAGATTATCATAACAGCAGGTCAAGATAGAAGATGTGCTATTTATCAAAAATATAATCAATATTATAAAAAAGCAGATTTTTTAATTTATAGTGTAGGATTAAGTCCAAGTGGAAAACTTGCAGGTTTTGCAAATAATGAAGATAACGATATCACAATTTTTAATACAAAATCGAAAAAAGAGTTATATACTTTAAAAGGTCATAAGATGACTTTGACTAATATACTTTTTAAAAATGAAAATGAATTATATAGTTCAAGTGATGACAATGAAGTATATTATTGGAAATTAAAATAA